ACGCCCGTCCGCGCCGACGCGAGCATCTATCCCGAGGACAACAGGCCGCAGAACGCGATGGCCGGCATCGGCCAGGCGTCCAACCGGACCACCCCGCTCCAGATGGCCATGGTGGCCTCCGCGATCGCCAACGACGGCAAGCTGATGCGGCCGTACATGGTCGCCGAGCGGCAGGCGCCCAACCTGGACCCGGTCTACACCCACGAGCCCGAGGAGCTCAGCCGCGCGCTCTCCGGTGAGAACGCCCAGAAGGTCCAGCAGATGATGGAGACCGTCGTCAAGGACGGTACGGGAACCAACGCGCGGATCCCCGGCGTCACCGTGGGTGGCAAGACCGGTACGGCACAGCACGGTCTGAACAACAGCGAGAAGCCGTACGCCTGGTTCATCTCGTACGCGAAGACCGACAGCGGCTCTCCGGTCGCCGTCGCCGTCGTGGTCGAGGACGGCAACGCCAACCGGGACGACATCTCCGGCGGCGGGCTGGCCGCCCCCATCGCGCGCGATGTGATGAAAGCGGTCATCGACAGCAAGAAGTGAGACCTGTCACGGCGGCCGCCCGTCATACCGGACATCGGATACCGGTCGGATATCGGCTGACGGGTGCGGGCTGATCACGTCACCCGTGCCCGGTAGCGTATGCGCGAACAGCGCACCGCCGCGGACCACACACGGGTGCGGTCGGGACTGACGGAGAGGGCTGGAACAGTTATGGAAGAGCCGCGTCGCCTCGGCGGCCGGTACGAGCTGGGCTCGGTGCTCGGCCGTGGTGGCATGGCCGAGGTCTACCTCGCGCACGACACCCGGCTCGGCCGCACCGTAGCTGTGAAGACGCTCCGGGCCGATCTGGCCCGTGACCCGTCGTTCCAGGCCCGGTTCCGCCGTGAGGCCCAGTCGGCCGCCTCGCTCAACCACCCCGCGATCGTCGCCGTGTACGACACCGGCGAGGACTACGTCGACGGGGTCTCCATCCCGTACATCGTGATGGAGTACGTCGACGGGTCGACGCTGAGAGAGCTCCTGCACTCCGGTCGCAGGCTGCTCCCCGAGCGCACGCTGGAGATGACGGTCGGCATCCTCCAGGCCCTGGAGTACTCGCACCGCGCCCAGATCGTCCACCGCGACATCAAACCGGCGAACGTCATGCTGACGCGCACCGGCCAGGTCAAGGTCATGGACTTCGGCATCGCCCGTGCCATGGGCGACTCCGGGATGACGATGACGCAGACCGCCGCGGTCATCGGCACCGCCCAGTACCTCTCCCCGGAGCAGGCCAAGGGCGAGCAGGTCGACGCGCGCTCCGACCTCTACTCCACCGGCTGCCTGCTGTACGAGCTGCTCGCGGTCCGGCCCCCGTTCGTGGGGGACTCGCCCGTCGCGGTGGCCTACCAGCACGTCCGGGAGGAGCCGCAGCCGCCGAGCAACTTCGACCCCGAGATCACGCCCGAGATGGACGCGATCGTGTTGAAGGCTCTCACCAAGGACCCGGACTACCGCTACCAGTCCGCCGACGAGATGCGCGCCGACATCGAGGCCTGCCTCGACGGCCAGCCGGTCGCGGCCACGGCGGCGATGGGCGCGGCCGGGTACGGCGGCTACGACGGCTACAACCCCGACCAGCCCACCACCGCCCTGCGCCCGACCGACCCGAACAACGCGCAGACCTCGATGCTCCCGCCGGTCAACCCGGACGACGGCGGCTACGGCTACGACGACCGCTCGGGCCGCCGGCGCCAGCAGAAGAAGAGCAACACCTCGACGATCCTGCTGGTCGTCGCGGGCATCCTGGTGCTGATCGGCGCGATCCTGATCGGCCGGGTGATCTTCACGCCGACCAGCGACGACGGCCAGATCAAGGCCCCGAACCTGGTGGGCACCACGGTGCAGGACGCGGAGAAACTCGCGGCCAGGACCGACGTCACCGTGAAGGTCGGCGCCGAGGAGCCGTGCGAGGACCAGGAGAAGGGCGAGATCT
The nucleotide sequence above comes from Streptomyces sp. NBC_01116. Encoded proteins:
- the pknB gene encoding Stk1 family PASTA domain-containing Ser/Thr kinase, with protein sequence MEEPRRLGGRYELGSVLGRGGMAEVYLAHDTRLGRTVAVKTLRADLARDPSFQARFRREAQSAASLNHPAIVAVYDTGEDYVDGVSIPYIVMEYVDGSTLRELLHSGRRLLPERTLEMTVGILQALEYSHRAQIVHRDIKPANVMLTRTGQVKVMDFGIARAMGDSGMTMTQTAAVIGTAQYLSPEQAKGEQVDARSDLYSTGCLLYELLAVRPPFVGDSPVAVAYQHVREEPQPPSNFDPEITPEMDAIVLKALTKDPDYRYQSADEMRADIEACLDGQPVAATAAMGAAGYGGYDGYNPDQPTTALRPTDPNNAQTSMLPPVNPDDGGYGYDDRSGRRRQQKKSNTSTILLVVAGILVLIGAILIGRVIFTPTSDDGQIKAPNLVGTTVQDAEKLAARTDVTVKVGAEEPCEDQEKGEICSQDPSAESLMDKDGTVTVVVSTGAPKTEVPNVLEKSEDGAREVLEEKGFTVNVTTEESEKTEGTVIEQDPKGGEKAEDGAEITITVAVQTTDPMPDVRTRQYDAAVAQLNQLGFTNVSRADVDSEKPAGEVIEQTPAGPSKQAKDAQIVLKVSKGPAKPEQVAIPGDIGNRPYQDVKSQLEGLGFVVALAPNSVDKPNATVITSSPAPTTQADKGSTVTLVTIEGGGNGGNGGNGGGFIGGLGDD